From the genome of Thermococcus chitonophagus, one region includes:
- a CDS encoding Lrp/AsnC family transcriptional regulator: MTREKIELTNRQVELLRKLYREGKTIEVHTVEKTQDELAEELGITRQALSNHLKVLKELGYIRKGRGFIDLTEKALELLGEKRGDVFIFVKIEPTKRKHVYDAIKKLRVKKIYRVTGDIDLIIEADKSRLDEILEEIAALDGVKETITHVVLGIL, from the coding sequence ATGACAAGGGAAAAAATCGAGCTCACCAATAGACAGGTTGAACTTTTAAGGAAGCTTTACAGAGAAGGGAAAACGATAGAAGTTCATACAGTTGAAAAGACCCAGGATGAACTTGCCGAAGAGCTTGGAATTACGAGGCAAGCACTGAGTAATCACTTAAAAGTTCTGAAGGAGCTGGGATACATTAGGAAGGGTAGGGGTTTTATAGATCTAACTGAAAAAGCTCTTGAGCTTTTAGGAGAGAAAAGAGGAGATGTCTTTATCTTTGTTAAAATAGAACCAACAAAGAGGAAGCATGTTTATGATGCAATAAAGAAGCTTAGGGTGAAGAAGATTTACCGTGTAACTGGAGATATAGACTTAATAATAGAAGCAGATAAGAGTAGGCTTGATGAAATACTAGAGGAAATTGCTGCTTTGGATGGTGTTAAGGAAACAATTACTCATGTTGTTCTTGGCATCCTTTAG
- a CDS encoding Clp1/GlmU family protein, producing the protein MDVNKASFTREVPEDRQIALKKILSLRKPAKIMIIGDVDTGKTTLAVYLANELISNGLKVAIIDSDVGQKGILPPGTISLALVDSYFSSMEDLKPYAHYFVGSITPTQFFGEMVVGVSKLSEVATRLADVVLIDTTGMIYGSGVDLKRMKIEAVKPDLILALGRENELEPILRGYEEITMELQVSEQARDFSRAERRAIRREKWRKYFENAKLRVFELSNVVVTGTSLFQGKPISDGEKSLLEKLFKWVVIHGRKIGDKYFVVKADVVEGPRNIDKNVLRFLDFTKLSNILVGLIDREGFCLGVGILKGINFAEGKIELLTPVEEPVAELRFGRIRVREDGEELGILDRDAL; encoded by the coding sequence ATGGATGTCAATAAGGCGTCTTTTACGAGGGAAGTTCCAGAGGACAGGCAGATTGCTTTAAAAAAGATACTATCACTGCGAAAACCTGCCAAAATAATGATAATCGGGGACGTTGATACGGGAAAGACGACATTGGCTGTTTATTTGGCAAATGAACTGATATCTAACGGTTTAAAGGTAGCAATAATCGATTCTGACGTTGGGCAGAAAGGCATACTGCCTCCCGGAACCATAAGTCTAGCTCTAGTTGATTCTTATTTCTCATCCATGGAAGACCTCAAGCCTTATGCTCACTACTTTGTTGGTAGCATAACTCCGACTCAGTTTTTTGGGGAGATGGTTGTGGGGGTGAGCAAGTTAAGTGAAGTCGCTACGAGGCTTGCGGACGTGGTTCTTATAGACACAACGGGGATGATTTATGGTTCTGGGGTTGACTTGAAAAGGATGAAGATTGAGGCCGTTAAGCCAGACTTAATTTTGGCACTAGGACGGGAAAATGAACTTGAACCAATTCTAAGGGGGTATGAGGAAATAACGATGGAGCTTCAAGTTAGCGAGCAGGCAAGGGACTTCTCAAGAGCGGAGAGGCGAGCCATAAGGAGGGAAAAATGGAGGAAATATTTTGAGAACGCAAAGTTGAGGGTGTTTGAGCTTTCAAACGTTGTCGTTACGGGAACATCTCTATTCCAAGGTAAACCAATAAGCGATGGGGAGAAATCTCTGCTAGAGAAGCTTTTTAAATGGGTAGTTATCCACGGTAGGAAAATTGGTGATAAATATTTTGTAGTTAAGGCTGACGTAGTTGAAGGTCCCAGGAATATTGACAAAAATGTCTTGAGGTTCCTTGACTTTACAAAGCTAAGCAATATCCTTGTTGGACTAATCGATAGGGAAGGCTTTTGCTTGGGAGTGGGAATCTTAAAGGGTATAAACTTTGCTGAGGGGAAAATCGAACTCTTAACTCCTGTTGAGGAGCCCGTTGCTGAGCTCAGGTTTGGCAGGATCAGGGTTAGAGAAGATGGTGAAGAGCTCGGAATACTTGACAGAGATGCCCTTTAG